A part of Larkinella insperata genomic DNA contains:
- a CDS encoding glycoside hydrolase family 16 protein: MKYFLIVAGLFGVVFVSCKRKPEPPPEPTYQLVWADEFNYTGLPDSTRWTYQEGYIRNQELQYYQPKRLKNSRVENGNLIITALNDSTETHPVSSACLVTLGKADFLYGKVEVRAKLPTGKGAWPAIWTLGTNRYEVGWPASGEIDIMEWLGYAPQYVFGSLHKADANGKDAAKISVSPPIPDLSDAFHTYILEWDKEEIRIFIDDINYAIYRASDMPAGEWMPFTKPHFLLLNLALGGTSGGAVDYSKFPFTFTIDYVRYYKKQ, from the coding sequence ATGAAGTATTTCCTGATCGTTGCCGGTCTGTTTGGTGTCGTCTTTGTTTCCTGCAAACGCAAACCGGAGCCCCCGCCCGAACCGACCTATCAACTGGTGTGGGCCGACGAATTTAACTATACCGGGTTGCCCGACTCAACGCGCTGGACCTACCAGGAAGGCTATATCCGGAATCAGGAACTGCAATATTACCAGCCAAAACGCCTGAAAAACAGCCGGGTTGAAAATGGAAATTTGATTATCACGGCCTTAAACGATAGCACCGAAACCCACCCGGTAAGTTCGGCCTGTCTGGTCACCCTCGGAAAAGCCGATTTTCTGTACGGTAAAGTTGAAGTTCGGGCCAAACTCCCGACGGGCAAAGGCGCTTGGCCCGCCATCTGGACCCTGGGCACCAACCGGTACGAAGTAGGCTGGCCGGCCAGCGGTGAAATCGACATCATGGAGTGGCTGGGCTATGCTCCGCAGTACGTTTTTGGCAGTTTGCACAAAGCCGACGCCAATGGCAAAGATGCCGCAAAGATCAGCGTGTCACCCCCCATACCGGACCTGTCGGACGCCTTTCACACGTACATTCTCGAATGGGATAAAGAGGAAATCCGGATTTTTATCGATGATATCAACTACGCCATTTACCGGGCCAGCGACATGCCCGCGGGTGAATGGATGCCGTTCACCAAACCGCATTTCCTGCTGCTGAATCTGGCCCTGGGCGGCACCAGCGGGGGCGCAGTCGATTACTCAAAATTTCCGTTTACCTTTACCATTGATTACGTCCGGTATTACAAAAAGCAGTAA
- a CDS encoding glycerophosphodiester phosphodiesterase: MSNWWTYLFFLVLITASSCRKDPVSTPDYVTRVIAHRGAWKTAGVPENSLASLRRAIQLGCSGSEFDVQMSADSVLFIHHDNSINGISIETTPAAQLATLKLSNGEALPTLRTYLTEGIKQAKTRLMLEIKGSRVSKERSLATARKAVELVKALKAEGLVDYCSFDYEVCKHILALDASARVSYLNGDQTPGQLVTDGFSGLSYNYAVLTLRPGWIREARDQHLAVTVWTVNDRISMQWFLDQYVNFITTDEPELLLELLK, translated from the coding sequence ATGAGCAATTGGTGGACGTATTTGTTTTTCTTGGTTCTGATTACCGCAAGCAGTTGTCGAAAAGATCCCGTTTCTACCCCCGACTACGTAACCCGCGTAATTGCCCACCGCGGAGCCTGGAAAACCGCGGGGGTCCCCGAAAACTCGCTGGCTTCGCTCCGGCGGGCCATCCAACTGGGGTGCTCCGGCAGCGAGTTTGACGTACAGATGTCGGCCGACTCGGTTCTGTTTATTCATCACGACAATTCAATCAACGGGATTTCCATCGAAACCACGCCCGCGGCCCAGCTTGCGACCCTGAAATTGAGCAACGGCGAAGCCCTGCCCACCCTGCGGACGTACCTGACCGAAGGGATCAAGCAGGCTAAAACCCGGTTGATGCTCGAAATAAAAGGCTCCCGCGTGAGCAAGGAGCGTTCTCTGGCTACCGCCCGCAAAGCCGTTGAACTGGTGAAAGCGCTGAAGGCGGAGGGGCTGGTTGATTACTGCAGCTTTGATTACGAGGTGTGCAAACACATCCTGGCGCTGGATGCGTCGGCCCGGGTTTCGTACCTGAACGGTGATCAGACGCCCGGGCAGTTGGTCACCGATGGCTTTTCGGGCCTGTCCTATAATTACGCCGTCTTGACGCTGAGACCGGGCTGGATCCGGGAAGCCCGGGACCAGCACCTGGCCGTTACCGTCTGGACGGTCAATGATCGAATCAGTATGCAATGGTTTCTGGATCAGTACGTGAATTTTATCACGACCGACGAACCCGAACTGTTGCTCGAACTCCTGAAGTGA